Proteins co-encoded in one Ignavibacteria bacterium genomic window:
- a CDS encoding PAS domain-containing protein, translated as MDHSHPIYTEIVECQDCYKCVRGCLSKAIRVQDGHASIIKELCTACGHCVAICPAKAKKVRNDVKRAENLLQRKAKVIASVAPSWAAEFPDMDSSVLISAIKALGFYGVSETALGAQEVSARLIDDLNASKAALSISSACPAVVEYISKYMPAYKKNVTAITSPLLAHTRILRKEYGNDIGIVFFGPCTAKKLEADRNKDMLDLALTFHELKEWLSAKEIKLPASPENSGESFIPWPAHEGSVYPIEGGMNETLTGWLDRNKTETFSVSGLDGLRYYLENFESSSLDKNIFLEALACKGGCINGPCRSEASTGLNDRLQVRKRVIYPEKNQKRTPCVSTDLPLPYLLPAKQDSSSKSELTLALAKIGKTSPSDELNCGGCGYDTCRLFAEALINKKAETAMCASFMKKQAQKKANALLRCMPSAAVIIDSGLRVIECNRHFAEMFGEETLQIYKVLSTLNGVYIEKILPFANLFKTALRTGDDISRENFKSDGKLLNISIFTIEPQQTVGAIIQDATSIEAKREAIASKANEVLRKNLNTVQGIAKLLGEHMADTEIILRSIAKGFTNDEAQPVLIKQQGSQEK; from the coding sequence ATGGATCACAGCCATCCTATATACACCGAAATTGTAGAGTGCCAGGACTGTTATAAATGCGTGCGGGGCTGCCTTTCGAAGGCGATCCGCGTTCAGGACGGGCACGCCAGCATAATAAAAGAACTGTGCACAGCCTGCGGACATTGTGTGGCAATATGTCCGGCCAAGGCAAAGAAGGTAAGAAATGACGTAAAGCGGGCAGAGAATCTTCTGCAGAGAAAAGCCAAAGTTATTGCCTCAGTTGCACCTTCCTGGGCCGCAGAATTTCCGGATATGGATTCATCAGTCCTGATCAGCGCCATAAAGGCGCTCGGCTTCTACGGCGTCAGTGAAACCGCTCTGGGTGCACAGGAAGTCTCGGCACGCCTGATTGATGATCTTAACGCATCAAAAGCCGCATTATCTATTTCATCGGCATGCCCGGCTGTAGTGGAGTACATAAGTAAGTACATGCCGGCTTACAAAAAAAACGTTACCGCAATTACATCTCCCCTTCTTGCCCATACGAGGATTTTAAGGAAAGAATACGGCAATGATATCGGCATAGTATTCTTCGGACCGTGCACGGCAAAAAAGCTTGAGGCCGACCGCAATAAGGATATGCTGGATCTGGCGCTGACGTTTCATGAACTGAAGGAATGGCTTTCAGCAAAAGAAATTAAACTGCCGGCTAGCCCTGAAAACTCCGGCGAGAGTTTTATTCCCTGGCCTGCCCATGAAGGAAGCGTTTACCCGATTGAAGGAGGAATGAATGAAACTCTTACGGGCTGGCTTGACAGAAATAAAACAGAAACCTTTTCCGTAAGCGGGCTGGACGGGTTAAGATATTACCTTGAGAATTTTGAGAGCAGCAGCCTGGATAAAAATATATTCCTGGAAGCACTTGCCTGCAAGGGGGGCTGTATCAACGGGCCGTGCAGATCGGAGGCAAGCACAGGGTTAAATGACAGGCTGCAGGTCAGAAAGAGGGTAATTTATCCTGAGAAAAACCAAAAGAGGACCCCCTGCGTCAGTACGGATCTTCCCCTGCCCTACTTGCTGCCTGCAAAACAGGATTCATCTTCAAAAAGTGAACTCACTCTGGCGCTGGCTAAAATCGGCAAGACTTCCCCTTCCGACGAGCTGAATTGCGGAGGCTGCGGCTACGATACGTGCCGGCTCTTTGCAGAGGCTTTGATCAACAAAAAGGCTGAGACAGCCATGTGTGCCTCTTTCATGAAAAAGCAGGCACAGAAAAAGGCAAATGCGCTTTTAAGGTGCATGCCCTCGGCTGCAGTCATAATAGATTCCGGTTTAAGGGTAATTGAATGCAACAGGCATTTTGCCGAAATGTTCGGCGAGGAGACTCTGCAGATATACAAGGTGCTTTCAACATTAAACGGTGTATACATTGAGAAGATACTGCCGTTTGCAAATTTATTTAAGACCGCACTCAGGACGGGAGATGACATTTCAAGAGAGAACTTCAAGTCGGATGGCAAGCTTCTCAACATCAGCATATTCACCATTGAGCCGCAGCAGACCGTAGGCGCAATAATACAGGATGCAACGAGCATAGAGGCAAAGCGTGAGGCCATTGCAAGTAAGGCAAATGAAGTGCTCAGAAAAAATCTGAATACTGTTCAGGGCATTGCCAAGCTTCTGGGTGAACACATGGCTGATACCGAAATTATTTTAAGATCCATTGCCAAAGGCTTTACGAATGACGAAGCGCAGCCGGTACTAATAAAGCAGCAGGGGTCTCAGGAGAAATGA
- a CDS encoding DUF5009 domain-containing protein: MENVTLTEVQTLGPEIKSNEKTAPLRADALDALRGLAILAMILSGSIPFSGIAALPAWMYHAQVPPPDHIFNPNLPGITWVDLVFPFFLFAMGAAIPLALSKKISVGVPEWKLALQSLGRGLLLAAFAIYIQHIKPYSLMSEPGALTWLTGILGFILLFPMLLRLPSAMKPAYKILIRMAGYGGAAVLLSVLRYANGSGFSPNRSDIIILVLANVAFFGAVVWLFTRENVLLRLGILAFYLAIRLTQNVEGSWNLLLWYATPASWLYKLYYLQYLFIVLPGTIAGDMILKWMNSGEKNAALSSEAKSRYSLASALLFICITITLYGLFTRALVFTLLADAVICFLGYLLLRKAENATGRLYRSLFNWGVYWLLLGLFFEAFEGGIKKDKSTLSYYFVTTGLAIFCYIALSVFIDCMKKKKYFSLLISSGQNPMIAYIAGSNFIMPVLALTTLGTLLNYMLINPWLGFLKGLIFTLLVALTAGYFTKRKLFWRT; encoded by the coding sequence GTGGAAAACGTGACTTTAACCGAAGTGCAGACATTGGGACCCGAGATAAAATCAAATGAGAAAACCGCTCCTCTTCGCGCCGACGCGCTCGATGCACTAAGAGGGCTTGCAATTCTTGCCATGATTTTATCCGGAAGCATCCCTTTCAGCGGAATAGCAGCGCTGCCTGCCTGGATGTATCATGCACAGGTGCCTCCGCCGGACCACATCTTTAACCCCAATCTTCCCGGAATTACCTGGGTCGATCTGGTATTCCCTTTTTTCCTTTTTGCAATGGGCGCCGCAATTCCCCTTGCATTATCCAAAAAAATAAGTGTGGGAGTTCCTGAATGGAAGCTGGCCCTCCAGTCGCTGGGAAGGGGTCTGCTCCTTGCGGCTTTTGCAATATACATTCAGCACATAAAACCCTACTCGCTTATGTCTGAACCCGGCGCATTAACCTGGCTTACGGGCATCCTGGGTTTTATACTTTTATTCCCAATGCTCCTAAGGCTGCCTTCTGCAATGAAACCGGCTTATAAAATTTTAATCAGAATGGCCGGGTACGGAGGCGCTGCAGTTCTGCTTTCTGTACTGAGATATGCTAACGGAAGCGGATTTTCTCCAAACAGGAGCGATATCATAATCCTTGTGCTTGCAAACGTAGCATTCTTTGGTGCAGTTGTGTGGCTTTTTACAAGGGAAAATGTATTGCTGAGATTGGGGATTCTGGCGTTTTACCTGGCAATCAGGCTTACGCAGAATGTTGAAGGGAGCTGGAACCTGCTCCTCTGGTATGCAACTCCTGCCTCCTGGCTTTACAAATTATATTATCTGCAGTATCTTTTCATTGTGCTCCCAGGTACCATAGCGGGGGACATGATACTGAAATGGATGAATTCAGGAGAGAAAAATGCAGCCCTTTCAAGTGAGGCAAAAAGCAGGTATTCTCTTGCATCTGCACTTTTATTTATTTGTATAACAATCACACTTTACGGGCTTTTTACACGGGCTCTTGTTTTTACTCTCCTTGCAGATGCAGTAATTTGTTTCCTGGGCTATCTCCTTTTAAGGAAAGCTGAAAATGCAACCGGCAGGCTTTACCGGTCACTTTTCAACTGGGGAGTTTACTGGCTTCTGCTCGGGCTTTTCTTTGAGGCCTTCGAAGGGGGCATAAAAAAAGATAAATCGACTTTAAGTTATTATTTTGTTACTACGGGACTTGCCATTTTCTGCTATATTGCGCTATCCGTATTCATAGACTGTATGAAAAAGAAAAAATATTTCAGCCTTTTAATCAGCAGCGGCCAAAACCCCATGATAGCATACATAGCCGGGAGCAATTTCATAATGCCTGTCTTGGCACTCACAACACTGGGTACATTGCTTAATTATATGCTGATCAATCCATGGTTGGGATTTCTGAAGGGCCTTATATTTACTCTTCTTGTTGCCCTGACAGCAGGATACTTTACCAAAAGAAAACTGTTCTGGCGGACTTAA
- a CDS encoding redox-sensing transcriptional repressor Rex: MDSFPENAERPDTIIRMPTVRRLPRYLRLLNQLKSEGREFVSSDRIAQELDLKPIVVRKDLGFTGICGKPRIGYSVEHLIISIENVITFKGKDIAFLAGVGNLGSALLGYNGFGKYGLNIAAAFDPDKEKVNKTVHDKNIYPLEMLPELASRLHPHIGILCVPEESAQEVTDIMVSCGIKGIWNFSSKELKVPSDVVLQNEDLAAGLAVLSISIDRKSKAPVK, from the coding sequence ATGGATTCCTTCCCGGAAAATGCCGAAAGGCCTGACACTATAATCAGAATGCCGACCGTACGCCGCCTGCCCAGGTATTTAAGGCTGTTAAACCAGCTTAAATCAGAGGGCAGAGAATTTGTTTCCTCAGACAGAATTGCGCAGGAGCTGGATCTTAAACCAATTGTGGTGCGCAAGGATCTGGGTTTTACAGGCATTTGCGGCAAGCCCCGCATAGGCTACAGCGTTGAGCATTTAATTATTTCAATTGAGAATGTCATTACTTTCAAGGGGAAAGACATAGCATTTTTAGCCGGGGTTGGAAATCTGGGTTCAGCGCTATTGGGTTACAATGGTTTTGGGAAGTATGGATTAAACATTGCAGCCGCATTCGATCCTGATAAAGAAAAAGTAAATAAGACAGTCCACGATAAAAATATCTATCCGCTTGAAATGCTTCCGGAACTGGCCTCACGCCTGCATCCGCATATAGGAATACTGTGCGTACCTGAAGAATCGGCACAGGAAGTAACGGATATAATGGTCTCCTGCGGAATTAAGGGGATCTGGAATTTCTCAAGCAAGGAACTAAAAGTCCCCTCTGATGTAGTTCTTCAGAATGAAGATCTGGCAGCAGGGCTTGCAGTTTTGTCCATTTCAATTGACAGGAAATCAAAGGCTCCGGTGAAATAA
- a CDS encoding TonB-dependent receptor has product MKLRPVLPFIMLILFYSLGNAQTTHETYKVTGAIADSATSKGLAGVNVVILSRADNKNLGGGTTDAKGNFSVDNIKKRNVRVKFSMIGYQTKTLDSVDLEATPRVGLFKLRSTVIQMPEIVVQTVRPMVEYKVDRQVINMDRVPGSSGSVTDALKNSGTVEVNPSNNNITVRGQSVKLQMDGRPFEMPADMLSQMPASMIEQVEVILAPGAKESAEGGAYILNLVSKKNDMDNYNGSVNVSSSTNKMNFGGLNMNYKEGKLNIFTSFFGGFGEQSFISETNKFNYDSKSLYHEYGRSDNTMPGNMVNFKLGADYDLDANNSFTFYGAYSRTKFDGDNKSGNTVWNQNNIAQYTYSNNSKSGNKWANLSFYGFYKKKFADKGHEITFDAMYTDMDMPSTSDLSIGYSYRPSTPYQQKSSTGVNAKTFIFKADYTRPIETAKLESGYSYTYRTRDNDYSVRDFSYLANAWQDSMSLSNLFRYREDIHAAYATYSQKFGRFDLKAGIRAENLHTQGDQLTSGEDFSGNFFNLFPNFNLGYKLNDMFMITFNTFRRVTYPQVYYINPFKQYMGPNSYRMGNPGLKPFFLNSYSLSLSQFINVYYVFSNGNFTRFTGNVDDSVSVYSFINLGKSKLYGVELTLPYYNSPQMPVHLPDFISMMNVVWGFTYREQEGQYLSENLTYADRRMWLRANLALNLWYDVSMSTFFMYSPRTKNARMTSNATKNLSISFSKSFLDNKLKVNLSFSDLLRAMRFDNETFGSNFYSFEKFTINNSRSVSLGLTWMFNDYKPHRERNIDDGRDKAEGGMF; this is encoded by the coding sequence ATGAAACTCAGACCTGTTCTCCCGTTTATTATGCTCATTTTATTCTATTCCCTGGGTAATGCCCAGACAACTCATGAAACATACAAGGTTACCGGCGCAATTGCCGACAGCGCGACCAGCAAGGGACTTGCAGGCGTTAATGTTGTCATCTTGTCGCGCGCGGACAATAAAAACCTGGGCGGCGGCACCACGGACGCAAAGGGAAACTTTTCAGTTGATAACATTAAAAAAAGAAACGTCAGGGTTAAATTTTCGATGATAGGTTACCAGACGAAGACGCTGGATTCAGTGGATCTGGAAGCGACCCCGCGCGTTGGGCTTTTTAAGCTGAGATCAACCGTAATACAGATGCCTGAAATTGTAGTACAGACCGTAAGACCTATGGTTGAATACAAGGTGGACAGGCAGGTTATAAATATGGACCGGGTGCCCGGAAGCAGCGGGTCTGTAACTGATGCCTTGAAGAATTCCGGTACAGTGGAAGTGAACCCTTCAAACAACAATATCACGGTAAGGGGCCAGTCTGTAAAGCTTCAGATGGACGGACGCCCGTTTGAGATGCCCGCGGATATGCTTTCGCAGATGCCGGCTTCAATGATCGAGCAGGTGGAGGTTATTCTTGCACCCGGCGCCAAGGAAAGCGCTGAGGGAGGAGCATACATTCTGAACCTCGTTTCAAAGAAAAATGACATGGATAACTATAACGGTTCGGTTAACGTCAGCTCATCTACAAATAAAATGAATTTCGGCGGGCTTAACATGAACTACAAAGAAGGCAAGCTCAACATTTTCACCTCATTTTTCGGGGGCTTCGGCGAACAGAGCTTTATAAGTGAAACAAACAAGTTTAATTACGACAGCAAAAGCCTCTATCATGAATATGGCAGAAGCGATAACACTATGCCGGGCAACATGGTCAATTTCAAGCTCGGGGCAGACTACGACCTGGATGCCAACAACTCATTTACTTTCTACGGAGCCTACAGCAGAACAAAGTTCGACGGCGACAACAAGAGCGGCAATACGGTCTGGAATCAAAACAATATAGCCCAGTATACCTACAGCAACAACAGCAAATCGGGCAACAAGTGGGCAAACCTTTCATTCTACGGATTCTACAAGAAGAAATTTGCCGACAAGGGGCACGAGATAACCTTTGATGCCATGTATACCGATATGGATATGCCTTCAACATCGGACCTCAGCATAGGCTACAGCTACCGCCCATCTACCCCCTATCAGCAGAAGAGCAGCACGGGCGTTAATGCAAAGACGTTTATTTTTAAGGCAGACTATACCAGGCCCATTGAAACCGCAAAGCTCGAGTCGGGCTACAGCTATACATACAGAACGAGAGATAACGATTACAGCGTTCGGGATTTTTCATATCTCGCAAATGCATGGCAGGACAGCATGAGTCTGAGCAACCTTTTCAGGTACAGAGAGGATATTCATGCAGCATATGCAACTTATTCACAGAAGTTCGGGCGCTTTGACCTTAAAGCTGGAATCAGGGCCGAGAACCTGCATACACAGGGTGACCAGCTGACTTCGGGCGAGGACTTTTCGGGAAATTTCTTCAATCTTTTCCCGAATTTTAACCTTGGTTATAAACTGAACGATATGTTTATGATCACATTTAACACTTTCAGGAGGGTTACTTATCCGCAGGTGTACTACATTAATCCTTTCAAGCAGTACATGGGTCCAAACAGCTACAGGATGGGCAACCCGGGGCTGAAGCCTTTTTTCCTGAACTCATACAGCCTGAGCCTGTCGCAGTTCATAAACGTTTACTATGTATTCTCCAACGGCAATTTCACCCGCTTTACAGGAAATGTTGACGACAGCGTTTCGGTTTACAGCTTTATCAACCTGGGAAAAAGCAAATTGTACGGAGTTGAGCTTACGCTTCCCTACTACAATTCGCCTCAGATGCCGGTACATCTGCCCGACTTTATATCGATGATGAATGTGGTCTGGGGATTTACTTACCGCGAGCAGGAAGGACAGTACCTGAGCGAAAACCTTACTTACGCCGACAGGCGCATGTGGCTGAGGGCAAACCTTGCCCTGAACCTCTGGTACGACGTAAGCATGAGTACATTTTTTATGTACAGTCCCAGGACGAAAAACGCCAGAATGACATCAAACGCCACAAAGAATCTTTCTATTTCATTCAGCAAGTCGTTCCTGGACAACAAGCTGAAGGTAAACTTAAGCTTTTCAGACCTGCTAAGGGCGATGAGGTTTGATAATGAAACATTCGGAAGCAACTTCTATTCTTTTGAGAAATTCACGATCAACAACAGCAGGAGCGTGAGCCTGGGGCTGACCTGGATGTTCAACGATTACAAACCCCACCGCGAGCGCAATATTGATGATGGACGTGACAAGGCCGAAGGAGGAATGTTCTAG
- a CDS encoding T9SS type A sorting domain-containing protein, which yields MKKLCLFVLILASSYSFCQDTNWVTYNTKNSKLPSDKINSVAVDSFGVKWVSADKGLVKIAGKDWTLYDKSNSAVTCLYPGKITIEGKDTIWLSTFCAGLIRFDGKNWKVYNSSNSPLPGDKWVTDVAIDPHGNKWIGTGTGGAAKFDGKNWTVYNTSNSKIPSNHVNCVAYHSMMGLTVFGTDSGVAMYDGTNWMINNKDNSPLPGNDVQTITIDKKGVLWVGTKGQGFVAHAGTTCDIYNIYNSGLKSNFVSIIFIDKNDQKWIGTETGGLHKFLAPDWSVYDTSNSGIASDSITAITADTSGAIWVGTINKGLSVYYPPLSDVEDGPGTGSIRSYSLSQNYPNPFNPSTRITYAIPQEEFVSLKIYNVLGSEVATMVNEVKRAGSHSVEFNASKLPSGVYIYTIKAGKFMDSRKLLLLK from the coding sequence ATAAGATCAACTCCGTGGCAGTTGATTCTTTTGGCGTTAAATGGGTCTCGGCCGACAAAGGCCTCGTTAAAATTGCCGGGAAGGACTGGACGCTCTACGACAAATCAAATTCTGCCGTAACATGCCTCTACCCGGGCAAAATTACAATCGAGGGTAAGGATACTATCTGGCTATCCACATTCTGCGCGGGACTTATAAGGTTCGACGGCAAAAACTGGAAAGTTTATAACAGCTCCAACTCTCCCCTGCCGGGGGATAAATGGGTAACCGACGTTGCAATAGATCCCCACGGGAATAAATGGATTGGAACCGGCACCGGCGGGGCGGCCAAGTTTGACGGCAAAAACTGGACTGTCTATAACACTTCAAACTCCAAGATCCCCAGCAATCACGTAAACTGTGTTGCCTACCACAGCATGATGGGCCTTACGGTCTTCGGCACGGACAGCGGCGTTGCAATGTATGACGGGACCAACTGGATGATCAACAATAAGGACAACTCCCCCCTGCCGGGCAATGATGTTCAGACGATAACTATCGACAAAAAAGGAGTCCTCTGGGTGGGCACCAAGGGACAGGGATTTGTAGCCCATGCAGGCACAACGTGCGATATTTATAATATTTATAACTCGGGACTGAAAAGTAACTTTGTAAGTATAATTTTCATAGACAAAAATGATCAGAAGTGGATTGGGACAGAAACCGGAGGCCTGCATAAATTCCTTGCCCCCGACTGGAGCGTCTACGACACTTCCAATTCAGGCATCGCAAGCGATTCCATTACGGCAATTACTGCTGATACAAGCGGGGCTATATGGGTCGGAACAATTAACAAGGGTCTTTCAGTTTATTATCCGCCTCTGTCGGATGTAGAAGACGGCCCGGGCACGGGAAGCATCCGTTCATATTCACTTTCGCAGAATTATCCCAATCCTTTTAACCCTTCGACCAGGATCACTTACGCAATTCCGCAGGAAGAATTTGTTAGCCTTAAAATTTACAATGTTCTGGGAAGCGAAGTGGCCACCATGGTAAATGAAGTTAAAAGGGCCGGCAGTCATTCGGTGGAGTTTAACGCATCGAAGCTTCCGAGCGGAGTGTACATTTACACAATAAAGGCAGGAAAGTTCATGGATTCCAGGAAGCTATTGCTCCTGAAATAG
- a CDS encoding SpoIIE family protein phosphatase, which yields MKDQQMFVDIDYAQEKKSGEEICGDSFAVKQFREGHRRIAVLSDGLGSGVKANILSCMTAEMAIRFIANEMDIIESIKIIMDVLPVCEVRKISYSTLTVVDTQLYGETRIIEMGNPQFIHLRGDKIIPSEFKLYTAAGWQNRTIRISEVNVEPEDRIIIFSDGVTQAGLGSRNIPMGWREKGCRDFIVSLVSKNPFISAARLSEEIILKARHCEPDAQAHDDMTCSVLYYRRPRKTIVMTGPPFHPEKDSDYAQKLIQYNGKKVICGGTTANIISRELNLPVETSIKRQGDLPAASKMSGIDLVTEGILTLTRTYQLLKDRDNWQDETAAADLVKLLKESDIIDFYVGTRINEAHQDPSLPRELEIRRNIIKKIKAILEEEYVKEIHLFYI from the coding sequence ATGAAAGACCAGCAGATGTTTGTAGATATCGATTATGCCCAGGAAAAGAAGTCCGGTGAAGAGATCTGCGGCGATTCATTTGCCGTAAAGCAGTTCCGGGAGGGGCACAGGCGCATTGCTGTACTTTCAGACGGGCTTGGAAGCGGTGTAAAAGCCAATATTTTGTCGTGCATGACCGCGGAAATGGCAATTCGTTTTATTGCAAATGAAATGGATATTATTGAATCCATAAAGATTATTATGGACGTGCTGCCGGTGTGCGAGGTGCGCAAGATCAGTTACTCGACCCTGACAGTTGTTGATACGCAGCTCTACGGTGAGACCAGAATAATTGAGATGGGTAACCCGCAGTTTATTCACCTTCGGGGAGACAAAATTATTCCCTCTGAATTCAAACTCTATACTGCTGCCGGCTGGCAGAACAGGACCATACGAATTTCGGAGGTGAATGTGGAGCCGGAAGACAGGATAATAATTTTCTCTGACGGAGTAACTCAGGCAGGACTTGGCAGCAGGAATATTCCAATGGGATGGCGTGAAAAAGGATGCAGGGACTTCATTGTTTCTCTGGTTTCAAAAAATCCTTTTATTTCCGCCGCAAGGCTTTCCGAAGAGATAATCCTTAAGGCAAGGCATTGCGAGCCCGATGCGCAGGCACATGACGACATGACCTGTTCTGTTCTTTATTACCGCCGTCCCAGAAAGACTATTGTAATGACCGGTCCCCCTTTCCACCCTGAAAAGGATTCAGACTACGCACAGAAGCTAATTCAGTATAACGGGAAAAAAGTAATCTGCGGGGGCACTACTGCAAATATTATTTCAAGGGAGTTAAATCTGCCCGTAGAAACTTCCATAAAAAGACAGGGGGATCTGCCCGCAGCCTCCAAGATGTCCGGTATCGATCTTGTAACGGAAGGCATCCTTACGCTTACAAGAACATACCAGCTCTTAAAGGACAGGGACAACTGGCAGGATGAGACCGCGGCGGCTGATCTGGTAAAACTGTTAAAGGAAAGCGACATAATCGACTTTTACGTCGGGACTCGCATCAATGAGGCGCATCAGGACCCCTCGCTTCCAAGGGAGCTTGAGATCCGAAGGAACATAATAAAAAAGATTAAGGCCATACTGGAAGAAGAGTACGTAAAGGAGATCCACCTGTTCTATATTTAA
- a CDS encoding (2Fe-2S) ferredoxin domain-containing protein, translating to MAIDTEKKKVCICMGSSCFARGNDKNLGIIEECISNYRLQEKVELSGSRCEGRCCKGPNILIDGVIHNQVESGCLLDLLDQMLKKGYSDNNQ from the coding sequence ATGGCAATTGACACAGAAAAGAAAAAAGTATGCATATGCATGGGAAGTTCCTGTTTTGCACGGGGAAATGATAAGAACCTTGGGATAATTGAAGAATGCATTTCGAATTACAGGCTGCAGGAGAAAGTTGAGCTTTCCGGCAGCAGGTGCGAGGGAAGGTGCTGTAAAGGGCCCAACATTCTAATAGATGGAGTTATTCACAACCAGGTTGAATCGGGCTGCCTGCTTGACCTTTTGGATCAGATGTTAAAGAAAGGATACTCAGATAATAATCAGTAA